The Dehalococcoidia bacterium genome includes a window with the following:
- the purQ gene encoding phosphoribosylformylglycinamidine synthase subunit PurQ, with product MRFGVIVFPGTWSDRDCHWVLDQVFHQPVEYVWHKEADASRFDGLILPGGFSYGDYLRAGAIARFSPIMREVARFARQGRPVWGICNGFQVLCEAGLLPGVLMRNRDLRYHCQWVHLRVENANTPYTRTCKPGQVLRIPISHGEGNYFVDKATLARMEQRGQVVFRYCTPSGAVTDEANPNGALDNIAGVTNAEGNVLGMMPHPERCCEAVLGGTDGRFLFESVLKSAIARVTA from the coding sequence ATGCGATTCGGAGTCATCGTCTTCCCCGGCACCTGGAGCGACAGGGACTGCCACTGGGTACTTGACCAGGTCTTTCACCAGCCCGTGGAGTATGTCTGGCACAAAGAGGCCGACGCCTCACGGTTCGACGGTCTTATCCTCCCCGGGGGCTTTTCCTACGGCGACTACCTGCGCGCCGGGGCCATCGCCCGGTTCTCCCCCATCATGCGGGAGGTGGCGCGCTTCGCCCGGCAGGGCCGCCCGGTCTGGGGCATTTGCAACGGCTTCCAGGTGCTCTGCGAGGCGGGCCTGCTTCCCGGCGTCCTCATGCGCAACCGCGACCTGCGCTATCACTGCCAGTGGGTGCACCTGCGCGTCGAGAACGCCAACACCCCCTACACCCGAACGTGCAAGCCGGGCCAGGTGCTGCGCATTCCCATCTCCCACGGCGAGGGCAACTACTTCGTGGACAAAGCGACCCTCGCGCGAATGGAACAGCGCGGACAGGTCGTCTTCCGCTATTGCACCCCTTCGGGCGCCGTCACCGACGAGGCCAACCCTAACGGAGCGCTGGACAACATCGCGGGCGTGACCAACGCCGAGGGGAATGTCCTCGGGATGATGCCGCACCCGGAGCGCTGCTGCGAGGCCGTCCTGGGCGGCACGGACGGTCGCTTCCTGTTCGAGTCCGTTCTCAAGAGTGCGATTGCCAGAGTGACGGCCTAG
- a CDS encoding GatB/YqeY domain-containing protein translates to MTLKDKLMADLQDSMRKGDTIRRDVIRFLRSGIGNEEVARNVESLDDVGVAEIIARQAKQRRESIIEFKKGNRQDLVAKEEAELAILLSYMPQQMSRDELTALVKKVIQDVGAHGPADKGKVMGRLMPQVKGKADGRDVNEVVTTLLANPSA, encoded by the coding sequence ATGACCCTCAAGGACAAGCTGATGGCCGACTTACAGGACTCGATGCGGAAGGGAGACACCATCCGCCGCGACGTCATTCGATTCCTGCGCTCCGGCATCGGCAACGAAGAGGTCGCCCGGAATGTGGAGAGCCTGGACGACGTCGGAGTGGCGGAGATCATCGCCCGTCAGGCCAAGCAGCGCAGGGAAAGCATCATTGAGTTCAAGAAGGGCAACCGCCAGGACCTCGTGGCGAAGGAGGAGGCGGAGCTCGCCATCCTTCTGTCCTACATGCCGCAGCAGATGTCTCGTGACGAGCTGACCGCGCTGGTCAAGAAGGTCATCCAGGACGTGGGCGCGCACGGCCCCGCCGACAAAGGCAAAGTCATGGGGCGTCTGATGCCCCAGGTCAAGGGGAAAGCGGACGGCCGCGATGTCAATGAGGTGGTCACGACGCTTCTGGCGAACCCCTCTGCTTGA
- a CDS encoding phosphoribosylformylglycinamidine synthase II, producing the protein MRVSQQHLDDLAISRQEYGLIVSRLGREPNLLELGLFGSLWSEHCGYKHSKLLLSQFPHKSPRVLIGPGEENAGAVDIGGGLAVVMKVESHNHPSAVEPFQGAA; encoded by the coding sequence ATGCGTGTCTCCCAACAGCACCTGGATGACCTGGCCATATCCCGCCAGGAGTACGGCCTCATCGTCAGTCGGCTGGGCCGGGAGCCTAACCTGCTGGAGCTTGGGCTTTTCGGCTCGCTGTGGAGCGAGCACTGCGGCTACAAGCACTCCAAGCTGCTGCTCAGCCAGTTCCCCCACAAAAGCCCGCGCGTGCTCATCGGCCCCGGCGAGGAGAACGCCGGCGCGGTGGACATCGGCGGCGGGCTGGCCGTCGTCATGAAAGTGGAGTCGCACAACCACCCCTCGGCGGTGGAGCCGTTCCAGGGCGCGGC